TTTTCATAGTCAGATGCCGTGTAGTAGCGTGGCATGATCTGGGCGCAGCCGCTTATCACGAGTAATGCCGCTAATATGAGTGAATCAAAACGCAATGCCCTCTCTCCTCATTTTATCCATTACCATACGAACGGTTTCCTGGGACCCTTTCTCCCACTCCCCCTTTAAACCGGTAATATTATACAAGGTGAAGTGTTTTTCAATACCCTTTATATTGACATCCGGCATCTCCACGGCTGCAATATTGCCGGCTATTTTAGCATAAACATCTTCGCTGACGAGAATTTCACCGCCCTTTGCAATGCCTGAAAGCCTTGAGGCTGTGTTTACTGTGTTCCCTATAACAGTGTACTCCATCCTGACCTTTGACCCCATGCTACCTGCGACAACAAATCCTGAATCCAGCCCTATACCCATAGGGAACTGAACGGCCTCCCTTTTCCCCCTCAGCCTGTTTATCTCTTCCAGCGCCTTGTTAATCACAAAGGCTGCCTTGACACCGTATTCAAGGTGGCCGGATATATAAAGCGGAGAGCCGAATACACCCATCACCGCATCGCCGATAAACTTATCTACTGTCCCTTTAAAATGGAATATTATTTCTGTCAGGGTTGTGAAGTAATTATTTAAGAGCCCGACTATCTCCTCGGGCTGCATCTTAAGCGCTATGCCGGTAAATCCCCTGATATCCGCGAAGAGGACTGTCGCCTCTCTTCTTTCTCCTGCAAGGTGTATCTTTTCAGGGTTTTTCAAAATCTCATCGGCAATGGGCTTACTCACATACCTGTCAAATGCGCCCTTTAGCAATTCCTTTTTTTCCAGTTCAGACGCCATCTGATTGAACGAAAGAATGAGGTCGCCTATCTCATCGCTTCTGTCTGAATGGATGCGATACCAGAATTTGCCGAGGGCGATCTCTTTAGTCCCTTTCAAAAGCCTGAATATGGGATTTAATAATCCTGACGCCAGCGGTATGGATAGTATAAGGACTGCTATGATTGAGGAGGCGGTGATTAAGATTATTCTGCTGCGCGCCTCTTTGATTTTCTGTTGAATAAATTTTTTGGAAAATATGACAATTGTATAACCGACCTTTGTTTTCTTAAAGATTATGGAAGAGGCGAAGGTTAAGGCGTCTTCGTCATCCCTTATAAGCCGCGGGTAAGGCCCGCCTGCATTCAGTATATCTTCTTTATAGCCATGATATTCTATGCCGACCTTTTCCAGTTCCTTGTGGCCTTTTACAATGAGCTTTTCGTCAAGTATATAGGCATTTATTATCCCCGGGTAGTTCATTAGGTTCTGGACAAGGAGGTTCATTGTAAGGCGGTCGTTCTGGAGGAGAGGCATCTTGCTGTTATTGGAGAATTCTCCTGTAATGGTGCCTGCCAGACTGCGCATCTGATCTTCCAGAGCCCTCCTTTGATGGCCTATCATTATAATCCCGATTACGACCGCCAGGAGGGAAAGTAAAACAGAAAGGACTACAGCGAGCTTTATCCTGATGGACATTTTAAAAGGTGCAGCAACCCTGTTTATCAATCTCATCAAGCCGTTATTCTTATTTCCGACTGCATGGCTATTCATAATATACGGCAGCCGCATTTTCAGACTCCCATACCTTTACCCTTGCCGCCTTTATGTCTTTGCCTTTAATTTCCTTTTGGAACTGTTTAAATATATACCTTGCGATATTCTCTGAAGATGGATTCTCCTTGTCAAACGGCTGGATTTCATTCAGATACTTGTGGTCAAGCCTTTCAATAATATTTTCCAATGTTCTTTTTAAGATTTTAAAATCCACAGCCAGCCCAATTTTATTTAGTTTCTTACTTGCAACCGTAACCTCCACCTTCCAGTTGTGGCCGTGCAGCCTCTCGCACTCCCCTTCATAGAATCTTAAGCTATGCGCTGCCGCAAAATCAGATATTACTGTAAGTTCATACATAAAAGACTTCCCCCTTCCTCACTTTACCCTCTCCTCTATCTGCGTGCAGATCCCCCGCAGCATATTAACCTCTTTCTGCATAAGGCCTGTCCTGCCGAAAAGTCTTTTAAAAGACCTCATTATTGCCCTTAAAAGATGCGCCCCTCCTTTTTTGCCGTAGTCAAGCTTTCTTAAAGTCTTTTCAAGATGAATATACATTCCATCCAACTCCTCCCATGGCGCAAGGGTAATGGACGGGCCTGAAGGTTTTTCTGCCATAAAAAGCGCATGACAGACTAATAATACCGCATCTGCCAGATTAAAGGACGGATATTTTTTGTGAGCCGGTATTTCAATGAGGGTATCACAAAGTTTTATCTCCTCATTTTTCAACCCCTTGTCTTCTCTTCCAAAGAGTATTGAAACCTTATTATTTTTTGCGGCATTTAAAATATTTGGAATAGACTCATAAAGCGTCAACACAGGGTAGCGTTCCCTTCCTTTTCTTCTTGTAGCGCCTACAACAAGACATGAGTCCTTTATGGCATCTTCTGTATTTGTGAATATCTTTGAATTGAGGAGCGTGCCGCAGGCATTGCACGCCATTGAATACGCCTCATTGTTTTTATAGTCCACAGGATTTATAAGGACAAGGTTTGAAAAACCTGTGTTTTCCATTGCCCGCGCAACAGAGCCTATATTGCCGGATGACTGCGGCTCTACGAGTATGATGGATATGTTATTCATAACGAGCGTCATGGTATCATTACAGCGGTAAATTATCAAACGGCAGGAGATTGACGGCGAGGCCTCTTACTTTTTGTAGTAATGAAACCTTTTGTGCAGTATAATCAGACCACGTGGACTGGACTTCCCCCGAATTTTAGGACACTCAGTTAGGTTATGCTACCATAGCCTCCAACTCATTGATTTTAATTCTGGCTTTGGCTTCTTTTTGCATAACTTTTATTTGTCAGTCATACGGATTAAATAATCTTACTAACCTGTCCTCTAAATGTCAATAATGACAAAAATAATGACAAAAATATTCTTGCTTTTAGCAATTAAGATATAGTATAAATCTCATTTCATATTAAGCCCCTGCCACAGGGTTAGGGATATAAGTAAAGCAAAGTATGCAGTAGGTACTAATCAGTAGGCAGCAAAAAGCAGATGGTTTTCTGCCTACTGCCTACTGTTTTTATAATGGAGGAATAGATGAAGGTGTTGGTAAGCGACAGCATGTCGGATAGGTGTGTTGAGATTTTTAAAAATGCGCCGGGTTTGCAGGTTGATGTAAACACGAAGTTAAAACCCGAAGAATTGAAAAAGGTAATTAAGGATTACCATGCCCTTGTTGTAAGAAGCGCAACAAAGGTTACTGCCGAGATTATAGAGGCGGCGGATAATCTTAAAGTAATAGGCAGGGCAGGGACAGGTGTTGATAATATTGATATGCAGGCTGCAACAAAAAAAGGTATTGTTGTTATGAATACCCCTGGCGGTAATACCGTAACCACAGCGGAACATGCGGTTTCCATGCTCATGGCTCTTGCAAGGAAGATTCCCCAGGCAACTGCCTCAATGCGAAAAGGGGAGTGGGAGAAGAAAAAATTTGAAGGCACTGAGATAACAGGCAAGACTCTCGGAATACTTGGCGTTGGCAATATAGGAACCGTTGTTGCAGACAGGGCGCAGGGGCTCAAGATGAATGTGATTGCATACGACCCGTATCTTTCGCAGGAGGCAGCCAACAGGATGGGCGTTCTTCCGGTGTCTCTTGACGATTTATACAAACGAAGCGATTTTATATCCGTCCATGTGCCGCTTACAAACGAGACAAAAAATCTGGTGAACAGAGATGCCTTTGCAAAGATGAAAAAGGGCGTAAAGATTATAGATTGTGCCAGAGGCGGGATAGTAAATGAAAAAGATTTATCGGACGCTATAAAAGAAGGTATAGTATCAGGGGCGGCTATGGATGTTTTTGAAAAAGAGCCGACGCCGGTGGATAATCCCCTCTTAGGCCTTGAAGAGGTAATTTTAACGCCGCATCTCGGCGCATCCACTGCAGAGGCGCAGGAGAATGTTGCCATAGCAATTGCTGAGCAGATTGTAGAGTATCTCGTGAAAGGCACAATCCGAAATGCTGTCAATGTGCCATCCGTGCCAGCGGAACTCCTTGCAAGCCTTAGTCCCTACATTACCCTTGCTGAAAAGCTAGGGAGCTTCCAGGGTCAGATACTCAAGGGCGGCATAGAGGAGGTTACCGTAGAATACAGCGGCGATGTGGTTTCATACGATGTTACGGCTGTTACAGTTGCTGCGATAAAAGGTTTGCTTGACCAGGTGATGGATCAGCAGGTAAATTTTGTAAATGCGCCGTTTGTTGCAAAGGAGCGCGGTATAAAGGTGATAGAGATAAAAAGTTCAAGGGCTATTGATTTTGCAAGCAGCATCACGATCAAGGTAAAAACCAAAGAAACGGAAAACCTTGTGGAGGGCGCCCTCTTCGGCAAAAAGGAGCCGAGGATTGTCAGGATAGACAAATTCTTTCTGGACGCCGTGCCGGAGGGTTATCTCCTTGTGCTTTATAACTATGATAAGCCTGGTGTTATTGGTAATGTAGGCACTTTACTCGGATCAGGGAGTATCAATATTGCAAGACTCCACCTCGGCAGACAGGCGGTTGGCGGAGAGGCCGTATCCGTATGGAACATAGATACGCCTTTACCGGCAGAGCTGCTTTCAAAACTCATTAAACTGCCGCATATGATTTCTGCAAAGGTAGTAAAATTGTAAAAACAGGTTGAGGTTAAGGTTTAGGCTAAGGAAAGACAACCTCAACCTCAACCTCAACCTCAATCTTAACCTTAACCTTAACCTATGCTCAATCAGCCCAACATATCCCTTCCCCCCGGCGTAAAGGACAGTCTGCCGGATGAGGCAGAAAAGATAGAGCGTATAGAGGAATGTATTCTGAAAGTTCTGGAAAGATGCGGGTTTAAAAGGGTAATAACGCCATTCCTTGAATACCTTGATGTGCTTTCCATAGGGCTTGGAGATGATTTAAAGGAGAAGGTATTTAAATTTATAGACCCAACTTCAGGCAGGGTTGTTGCTGTCAGACCGGACATAACCCCCCAGGTAGCAAGGATTGTGGCTACGCGAATGAGGGATTATAAGCTGCCCCTCAGGATATGCTATAATGAAAAAGTTTTCAGGTATCAGGAACCGAGAAGCGGCAGGCCAAGAGAAATTCAGCAGATCGGGGCGGAACTTATAACAAAAGAGTTGTCGCCAGGGGCAGATGCAGAGGTAATTATTATAGCGATCAATAGCCTTAAAGGTTTGGGGCTTAAAAATTTTAAGATAGATATTGGCGAGGCAGGTTTTGTCAGGGGTATGTTGAATACCACAATTCTGGATGATAAAGAAAAAGGCATGATAAAAGATGCCATAGCCCTGAAAGATGGTTCAGCATTGGAAGTAATATTAGACAGTCTAGGGGATAAAATAACAAACAAATATAAAAAGGTTCTGAAAACTATCCCATCTTTGTTTGGCGGTAAAGAGGTTCTGAAAAAGGCATCATCCATCGCAGAAGGCAGGCAGGCTAAAATGGCAGTGGCAAATCTTTCAAATATTTTAAAAATACTTGACACAAAAGGGTTTCAGAAATTTATAACCTTTGACCTGGCAGAGATGCGGGGGTTTGATTACTATACGGGGATAGTTTTTGAGGGATTTGCTATGGGGCTTGGAAAATCGATTATGAGCGGCGGGAGATATGATAACCTTATGCAGAAATACGGCTATCCATGCGCCGCCATTGGTTTTGCCTTTGATGTAGAAAATATAGTTGCTGCTATGGCACATTAATCGTGCCAATGGGAGGGTGAATAAATGGCCAAAAACATTGTAGTTATCGGCGCCCAGTGGGGGGATGAGGGTAAGGGGAAAATCGTTGACATCCTCAGCGAATATGCCGATATAATCGTGAGATTTCAGGGTGGCAATAACGCAGGGCATACTGTTGTTGTAGGTGAGGAAAAGTTCATTCTTCACCTCATTCCATCCGGGATACTGCACAGAGGTAAGAAGTGTATAATAGGAAATGGCGTGGTAATAGATCCTGAGGTTTTATTAGAGGAAATTGATGCCCTGCAGGCAAAAGGTCAATTTCAGGATAAAAGAGACCTTCTTATAAGTGAAGATGCGCACCTGATAATGCCGTATCATAAAAAGCTCGATGCGGCAAGGGAAAGAATTAGGGGTAAAAACAAGATAGGGACAACCGGAAGGGGTATCGGCCCTGCGTATGAAGACAAGGTTGCAAGGTGCGGGATAAGATGCGGCGATTTGTTGAGGGAAGAGGTATTTAGAGAAAAACTCAAGACTAATCTTCTCGAAAAAAACCATTTGCTGAAAAATATATTTCACGAAAATGGTTTTGAGATGCATAATATTTACCATCAATATATGTCATACGTAGAAAAGATTGCCGGTTACATTACAGATACATCCCTCTATATTGACGGCGCAATAAAACGCGGGGAAAATATATTATTTGAAGGGGCGCAGGGGACGCTCCTTGATGTGGACCACGGAACCTATCCTTTTGTAACCTCCAGCAATACCGTAGCAGGAGAGGCCGCAACAGGAAGCGGCATCGGGCCGACAAAGCTTGGCAAGGTTATTGGCATATCCAAGGCCTATACAACAAGGGTTGGGGAGGGGCCATTTCCAACAGAGTTAAAAAACGAAGAAGGACAAAGGCTCAGAGAGCAGGGTGGAGAATACGGCGCAACAACAGGGAGGCCGAGGAGGTGCGGCTGGTTCGATGCAGTGGCTGTCAGATATGCGGCAAGGATAAACGGTCTTGACGGCGTGGTTTTAACCAAACTGGATGTATTGGATAAATTAGATAAAATAATGATATGTACAGGCTATAATTATAACAACAATATCTTAAAAGATTTTCCGTCTGACAGCGACATCCTGAATAAATGTGAACCGATATATGAAATTATTGATGGATGGAATGAACCGACAAGCGGTATTGCGAAGCTGGATAAACTACCCGCTAATGCCAGAAAATATATAAAAAGACTTGAGGAATTAATTGAAGTTAGTATAATTATGGTCTCAGTAGGCGCTGGACGAAAAGAGGCCATAATGATTGAGAATCCGTTTCAATGAAAAACAGGTTAAGGTTAAGGCTAAGAGAAACCTCAACCTTTGTTTTAATAACGAGCCGCTAGCTCATCAGGTAGAGCAACGCCCTTTTAAGGCGTGGGTGCCGAGTTCGAGTCTCGGGCGGCTCACCATGTCCCCATCGTCTAGAGGCCAAGGACATCGCCCTTTCACGGCGGTAACCCGGGTTCGAATCCCGGTGGGGACGCCAAGATTATAAATCCCACAGATAGCTGTGGGATTTTTATTTGGGTGACAAGAATGTGCCTTGATCTGTCAATGGATCGAGCAAATGCCTCCTATCATCCCTTAATTATGACATTTTCAAAGTCTGGTTTACACAAACACACGGTTTACACAAACTATTGACTTGAAATCCGAAAGGTGTTAATTTTCTCATAAATCATTTGGTCAAGGAGGCAAAAGAATTTAATGAATGTCCAGAACTTAAGCGGCAATATGCAGGGAGGTTTGTGGAGTATGATTTTGGGCGCAGGCATTATGGTAAAGTTTGTGCTTATCGTACTGCTTGCTTTTTCTGTTTTGTCGTGGGCAATAATTATATACAAATATCGCATCTTAAAGAAGATGGAAAAAGAATCAGGCGCATTTCTGGAATTTTTCTGGTATAAGAAACAGTTTTCCACGATATTTGCCGCTGCCGCAAATTACAGATTTACGCCGCTTGCAAGGCTTTTTGCCGCAGGTTATAACGAGCTTCTGCAGGCAAGGACGCAAAAAAAGGAGAATATCCAGTTTAGCATCGGCGAGACGGACAGTATCCAGAGGGCATTAAAAAAGGCAATGTCCAATGAAATAAGTAGGATGGAGAAGGCTGTTTCATTTCTTGCCACCACAGGCAACACTGCGCCGTTCATCGGTCTTTTTGGCACAGTGTGGGGCATAATGAATTCGTTCAGCGGCATAGGATTAAAAGGGTCGGCCAGCCTTGCGGTGGTTGCGCCCGGCATATCAGAGGCGCTTATTGCAACAGCTATTGGCCTTGTTGCGGCCATACCTGCGGTGGTTGCGTATAATCATTTTGTAACAAGGATTAACAGGATGGCAATTGAGATGGAAAACTTTGCAGGCGATTTTTTAAATATTGTGGAAAGGGAGCTTGAAAGAGAAAGAAGATGATAAAAAGATGATTGCACAGATTAGAAAAACAAATTACACAGATTGCAGATACGGCAAATTCAGTGTTATTAAATCTGTGTAATCGTATTTTAAAAATCTGTGTAATCTTGACAAGGTAATTATGATTGACCTTTCAAGGCCAAAACAGCGGACTGTGCTGTCTCAGATAAATATTACACCATTTGTAGATGTAATGCTGGTTCTGCTCATTATATTTATGGTTACGGCGCCCATGCTTCAGGAAGGGCTGGATGTAAGTCTGCCAAAGGTAAAGGCAGCCGGATTTTCATCAGAAGATGAGCCTTTGGTGATAACAATAAATAAAGAAGGCGCTATGTTCATAAACAAAAATAAGATACCCATTTCTGATCTAAAAGAGAAATTAGAAAGGATTTATCAAACAAGGCAGTGGAAAGGGGACAAGATAGTTCTTTTAAAGGCAGATAAAGAGGTGTTTTATGGTAGTGTAGTTGCGGTAATGGCTGAGATAAGAAAGGCAGGCATAGAAAAGGTTGGCATGATGACAGAGCCTGTTGAGGAAAAGTAGGTGGCGGCCGGATGTTATAACGAGGAAGAACAACTTTCAGATTTCGGCTTCACAATAGCAATCTCTGTTTTTCTGCATATTGTTTTTATAGCCTTCATATTTTTGCTTGCCAACGATAGATCTACAATAAAAATTACAACGTCCATCTACACAGTTGACCTGATGTCGCCGGGGAAAACAGCAGTTTTCCCAGAGGCTCGGGCAAATGGTGAGGCCTTAAAAAAAGAGAGGCCTCAAACTGATGTTATTTCCAAATCGGTTCGACAGGCTAACGATAAGGATGTTTCAAGACCTGCTGTAAAAGAAAAGGCCATTGCCTTAAAAAAGGAGAAAGAGCTTTCCTTAGACGAGGCAATTAAAAAGATACAGAAACGGGTGGAAAAAAGAGAGGCAGAAGAGGCTGTAAACAAGACAATAGAGGAATTGCAAAATAAGCAGCTGGAAAAAAAGATTAAGGAAATCAGGGAGAAGGTTGTTCATAGGCAAGTTACTGTAAAGCCAATTAAAGAAAAGACGGAAGGCGTGGGGAAAATGCAACAAGGCAGCGCAGTGAAACGCATTGAAAAATCAGAGGAAAAACAGG
The DNA window shown above is from Deltaproteobacteria bacterium and carries:
- a CDS encoding adenylate/guanylate cyclase domain-containing protein, whose amino-acid sequence is MRLPYIMNSHAVGNKNNGLMRLINRVAAPFKMSIRIKLAVVLSVLLSLLAVVIGIIMIGHQRRALEDQMRSLAGTITGEFSNNSKMPLLQNDRLTMNLLVQNLMNYPGIINAYILDEKLIVKGHKELEKVGIEYHGYKEDILNAGGPYPRLIRDDEDALTFASSIIFKKTKVGYTIVIFSKKFIQQKIKEARSRIILITASSIIAVLILSIPLASGLLNPIFRLLKGTKEIALGKFWYRIHSDRSDEIGDLILSFNQMASELEKKELLKGAFDRYVSKPIADEILKNPEKIHLAGERREATVLFADIRGFTGIALKMQPEEIVGLLNNYFTTLTEIIFHFKGTVDKFIGDAVMGVFGSPLYISGHLEYGVKAAFVINKALEEINRLRGKREAVQFPMGIGLDSGFVVAGSMGSKVRMEYTVIGNTVNTASRLSGIAKGGEILVSEDVYAKIAGNIAAVEMPDVNIKGIEKHFTLYNITGLKGEWEKGSQETVRMVMDKMRREGIAF
- the queD gene encoding 6-carboxytetrahydropterin synthase QueD encodes the protein MYELTVISDFAAAHSLRFYEGECERLHGHNWKVEVTVASKKLNKIGLAVDFKILKRTLENIIERLDHKYLNEIQPFDKENPSSENIARYIFKQFQKEIKGKDIKAARVKVWESENAAAVYYE
- a CDS encoding RNA methyltransferase, translating into MTLVMNNISIILVEPQSSGNIGSVARAMENTGFSNLVLINPVDYKNNEAYSMACNACGTLLNSKIFTNTEDAIKDSCLVVGATRRKGRERYPVLTLYESIPNILNAAKNNKVSILFGREDKGLKNEEIKLCDTLIEIPAHKKYPSFNLADAVLLVCHALFMAEKPSGPSITLAPWEELDGMYIHLEKTLRKLDYGKKGGAHLLRAIMRSFKRLFGRTGLMQKEVNMLRGICTQIEERVK
- the serA gene encoding phosphoglycerate dehydrogenase, with protein sequence MKVLVSDSMSDRCVEIFKNAPGLQVDVNTKLKPEELKKVIKDYHALVVRSATKVTAEIIEAADNLKVIGRAGTGVDNIDMQAATKKGIVVMNTPGGNTVTTAEHAVSMLMALARKIPQATASMRKGEWEKKKFEGTEITGKTLGILGVGNIGTVVADRAQGLKMNVIAYDPYLSQEAANRMGVLPVSLDDLYKRSDFISVHVPLTNETKNLVNRDAFAKMKKGVKIIDCARGGIVNEKDLSDAIKEGIVSGAAMDVFEKEPTPVDNPLLGLEEVILTPHLGASTAEAQENVAIAIAEQIVEYLVKGTIRNAVNVPSVPAELLASLSPYITLAEKLGSFQGQILKGGIEEVTVEYSGDVVSYDVTAVTVAAIKGLLDQVMDQQVNFVNAPFVAKERGIKVIEIKSSRAIDFASSITIKVKTKETENLVEGALFGKKEPRIVRIDKFFLDAVPEGYLLVLYNYDKPGVIGNVGTLLGSGSINIARLHLGRQAVGGEAVSVWNIDTPLPAELLSKLIKLPHMISAKVVKL
- the hisZ gene encoding ATP phosphoribosyltransferase regulatory subunit, yielding MLNQPNISLPPGVKDSLPDEAEKIERIEECILKVLERCGFKRVITPFLEYLDVLSIGLGDDLKEKVFKFIDPTSGRVVAVRPDITPQVARIVATRMRDYKLPLRICYNEKVFRYQEPRSGRPREIQQIGAELITKELSPGADAEVIIIAINSLKGLGLKNFKIDIGEAGFVRGMLNTTILDDKEKGMIKDAIALKDGSALEVILDSLGDKITNKYKKVLKTIPSLFGGKEVLKKASSIAEGRQAKMAVANLSNILKILDTKGFQKFITFDLAEMRGFDYYTGIVFEGFAMGLGKSIMSGGRYDNLMQKYGYPCAAIGFAFDVENIVAAMAH
- a CDS encoding adenylosuccinate synthase; amino-acid sequence: MAKNIVVIGAQWGDEGKGKIVDILSEYADIIVRFQGGNNAGHTVVVGEEKFILHLIPSGILHRGKKCIIGNGVVIDPEVLLEEIDALQAKGQFQDKRDLLISEDAHLIMPYHKKLDAARERIRGKNKIGTTGRGIGPAYEDKVARCGIRCGDLLREEVFREKLKTNLLEKNHLLKNIFHENGFEMHNIYHQYMSYVEKIAGYITDTSLYIDGAIKRGENILFEGAQGTLLDVDHGTYPFVTSSNTVAGEAATGSGIGPTKLGKVIGISKAYTTRVGEGPFPTELKNEEGQRLREQGGEYGATTGRPRRCGWFDAVAVRYAARINGLDGVVLTKLDVLDKLDKIMICTGYNYNNNILKDFPSDSDILNKCEPIYEIIDGWNEPTSGIAKLDKLPANARKYIKRLEELIEVSIIMVSVGAGRKEAIMIENPFQ
- the tolQ gene encoding protein TolQ; its protein translation is MNVQNLSGNMQGGLWSMILGAGIMVKFVLIVLLAFSVLSWAIIIYKYRILKKMEKESGAFLEFFWYKKQFSTIFAAAANYRFTPLARLFAAGYNELLQARTQKKENIQFSIGETDSIQRALKKAMSNEISRMEKAVSFLATTGNTAPFIGLFGTVWGIMNSFSGIGLKGSASLAVVAPGISEALIATAIGLVAAIPAVVAYNHFVTRINRMAIEMENFAGDFLNIVERELERERR
- the tolR gene encoding protein TolR; this translates as MIDLSRPKQRTVLSQINITPFVDVMLVLLIIFMVTAPMLQEGLDVSLPKVKAAGFSSEDEPLVITINKEGAMFINKNKIPISDLKEKLERIYQTRQWKGDKIVLLKADKEVFYGSVVAVMAEIRKAGIEKVGMMTEPVEEK
- a CDS encoding TonB C-terminal domain-containing protein, with translation MAAGCYNEEEQLSDFGFTIAISVFLHIVFIAFIFLLANDRSTIKITTSIYTVDLMSPGKTAVFPEARANGEALKKERPQTDVISKSVRQANDKDVSRPAVKEKAIALKKEKELSLDEAIKKIQKRVEKREAEEAVNKTIEELQNKQLEKKIKEIREKVVHRQVTVKPIKEKTEGVGKMQQGSAVKRIEKSEEKQGTGINTGTMQQGVAAKNIEELEKKYFKLVEEIITSKWNYTGDLKEGEVVVITVIIDKTGHLVKSYVEQSSANSILLQSAIRAIEKAALLFPSFPPELGKKDSLEIGVAFRRDENNQGYDID